The Ralstonia pickettii genome has a segment encoding these proteins:
- the czcN gene encoding heavy metal efflux RND transporter CzcN, whose product MTDSSISPSQPAGLSRALDNFLTRHRIGVWRVVVTFVLASLVFGHSRWDGTWVSPLLLTLGMLGVSLATVGRLWCALYISGRKNNTLVTSGPYSLCRHPLYVCNLLGIIGLGAMTESLAVTAVLALAFALMYPAVIRTEDRFLASAFPEFAEYARRTPAFFPRLSLYRGESTWTVHVSSFQRNIADSVWFLGLSVVVESFDLFHDAGVLRAVVTLA is encoded by the coding sequence ATGACCGATTCTTCAATCTCCCCGTCCCAACCCGCTGGTCTCTCGAGGGCGCTGGACAATTTCCTGACACGCCACCGCATCGGCGTTTGGCGTGTTGTCGTAACGTTTGTCCTGGCAAGTCTGGTCTTTGGCCATTCTCGCTGGGACGGTACCTGGGTGTCGCCGCTGCTGCTGACGCTGGGGATGTTGGGGGTGAGCCTGGCCACGGTCGGGCGGCTCTGGTGCGCGTTGTACATTTCCGGGCGCAAGAACAATACCTTGGTGACCTCGGGTCCATATTCACTGTGTCGCCATCCGCTCTATGTCTGCAACTTGCTAGGCATTATCGGACTAGGGGCGATGACCGAGTCGCTGGCGGTTACCGCAGTCCTGGCGCTCGCATTTGCGCTGATGTACCCGGCTGTCATCCGGACGGAAGACCGCTTTCTGGCTTCCGCCTTCCCGGAATTCGCCGAATACGCACGCCGTACACCAGCGTTCTTTCCCCGTCTGTCGCTGTATAGGGGGGAGTCGACATGGACGGTCCATGTGTCTTCCTTTCAACGCAATATTGCGGACTCGGTCTGGTTTCTCGGCCTGTCGGTGGTCGTGGAGTCGTTTGATTTGTTCCATGACGCCGGCGTCCTCCGGGCGGTCGTGACGCTTGCCTGA
- the czcC gene encoding heavy metal efflux RND transporter CzcC, which translates to MRRLFLPLGLAVAFLSPNFAVAQSDTGTSMVPVFPREAAGPLTLEAALSLAAGSNFNLSAAAKELDSTEGGIMQARVIPNPELQTLVEDTRKSTRTSTAQMNIPIELGGKRSARINAAERTRELAQATLAGVRGDIRAQVIESFFSVLIAQERVKLATGSADIAARGAQAASRRVAAGKISPVDETKARVEQANAELELAEATASLQSARQALTALWGNASPQFTEAQGNLDALPSRPAPELLLKELENSPLVAASRAELDRRQALVGVERSRQYPDLTVSLGAKRDTEANRNMAVIGVAIPLPIFDRNQGNLYSAIRQADKAQDEYLANRISLTRNLLMASNQLSVSRASAQTLKQTVLPGAEQAFNAATIGFEAGKFNYLDVLDAQRTLFQARIRYLGVLGQTYQAATTIDRILGR; encoded by the coding sequence ATGCGAAGACTATTTCTGCCGCTCGGGCTGGCGGTAGCATTTCTCAGCCCAAACTTTGCCGTAGCGCAATCTGACACCGGCACGTCCATGGTGCCCGTCTTCCCAAGGGAAGCGGCGGGACCGTTGACCCTCGAGGCCGCGTTGTCGCTGGCGGCAGGAAGCAATTTCAACCTGTCCGCCGCCGCCAAGGAACTCGATTCCACAGAAGGTGGGATCATGCAGGCCCGGGTTATTCCGAACCCGGAACTCCAGACGCTGGTCGAGGACACGCGGAAATCCACCCGTACATCCACCGCCCAGATGAATATCCCCATCGAACTGGGCGGCAAGCGCTCGGCTCGTATCAATGCCGCGGAAAGGACGCGCGAACTGGCGCAGGCAACGCTGGCTGGCGTTCGCGGTGACATTCGGGCGCAGGTAATCGAGAGCTTTTTTTCCGTCTTGATCGCACAGGAACGCGTCAAGCTGGCAACTGGCTCCGCGGATATCGCTGCGAGGGGCGCGCAAGCCGCTTCACGCCGCGTCGCGGCCGGCAAGATCTCCCCGGTTGACGAAACTAAGGCACGTGTCGAACAGGCCAACGCCGAACTTGAATTGGCCGAAGCAACGGCGAGCCTGCAGTCCGCCCGTCAGGCGTTGACGGCGTTGTGGGGCAATGCATCGCCGCAGTTTACCGAAGCACAGGGCAATCTGGACGCGCTGCCATCCAGGCCGGCGCCTGAACTCCTTCTGAAGGAGCTGGAAAACTCACCGCTGGTGGCCGCAAGCCGCGCTGAACTTGACCGCCGCCAGGCATTGGTGGGCGTTGAGCGCAGCCGCCAGTATCCGGATCTGACAGTCAGTCTGGGTGCCAAGCGAGATACAGAAGCCAACCGCAACATGGCGGTGATCGGTGTGGCGATCCCGTTGCCGATTTTTGACCGGAATCAGGGCAACTTGTATTCGGCCATTCGCCAGGCGGACAAGGCCCAGGATGAATATCTGGCCAATCGCATCAGCCTGACCCGAAATCTCCTGATGGCATCGAACCAGCTGTCGGTATCGCGCGCCTCGGCACAAACGCTGAAGCAGACCGTCTTGCCAGGCGCCGAGCAAGCCTTCAACGCGGCGACCATTGGCTTCGAGGCCGGCAAGTTCAATTATCTGGACGTCCTGGATGCCCAGCGCACGCTGTTCCAGGCACGCATCCGCTATCTCGGCGTGCTTGGACAAACCTATCAGGCGGCGACCACGATCGATCGCATTCTGGGACGTTAA
- a CDS encoding DNA-binding protein → MARAGLSRIDIKRARDSLLAQGQHPSIDAIRIALGNTGSKTTIHRYLKELEEEEGVALKRAGTTSDAILDLVGRLAARLHEEAQAVVDQQVTAATAQRQQVRAEADRLSADLAVLRAELAQAHATITNVRAALSDTQAALQQHALEAERLAQQVRDLTERQAEQEGFRRSLEEKLQHAHQALEHFRNASKEQRDQDTRRHEQQVQQLQAEIRQANQAVIVKQGEITLLNKDGARLVAEVGAATKRVRELEARGEQTVAALNQARTDHTRAEAERDTLRATVQAQADELAAVRAEREQTATELARLAARLEAQQTLLTDYRTQLGVAGPAA, encoded by the coding sequence ATGGCCCGTGCCGGACTCAGTCGTATTGACATCAAGCGTGCCCGCGATTCGCTGCTCGCCCAGGGGCAGCACCCGTCGATCGATGCGATACGTATCGCGTTGGGCAACACGGGCTCGAAAACGACCATCCACCGCTATCTGAAGGAACTGGAAGAAGAGGAAGGCGTAGCGCTCAAGCGGGCTGGCACGACCTCCGACGCCATCCTCGACCTGGTCGGCAGATTGGCGGCGCGCCTGCATGAAGAAGCGCAGGCGGTGGTTGACCAGCAGGTTACGGCTGCCACGGCACAACGCCAGCAAGTCCGGGCAGAAGCAGACAGGCTGTCGGCGGACCTCGCCGTGCTTCGCGCCGAGCTGGCGCAGGCTCACGCCACCATTACCAACGTGCGGGCTGCGCTCAGCGACACGCAAGCGGCGCTGCAGCAGCATGCCCTGGAGGCCGAACGGCTGGCGCAGCAGGTCCGGGACCTCACTGAACGGCAAGCCGAGCAAGAAGGCTTCCGGCGCTCACTGGAGGAGAAGCTGCAGCACGCGCACCAGGCGCTGGAACACTTCCGCAACGCCAGCAAGGAGCAGCGCGATCAGGACACGCGGCGGCATGAGCAACAGGTCCAACAACTGCAGGCGGAAATCCGGCAGGCCAACCAGGCGGTGATCGTCAAGCAGGGCGAAATCACGCTGTTGAACAAGGACGGCGCACGGCTGGTTGCGGAAGTTGGAGCGGCAACCAAGCGCGTCCGCGAACTGGAAGCACGCGGCGAGCAAACAGTGGCGGCGCTGAACCAAGCGCGCACCGACCACACGCGGGCGGAAGCAGAACGGGATACGTTGCGCGCGACGGTGCAGGCCCAGGCGGATGAGCTTGCGGCCGTGCGTGCGGAACGTGAGCAGACGGCGACCGAGTTGGCCAGGTTGGCTGCACGGCTCGAAGCCCAGCAGACGCTACTGACTGACTACCGGACACAGCTCGGGGTGGCGGGGCCGGCGGCCTGA
- a CDS encoding MgtC/SapB family protein, whose product MNDIIRTLSSEFSDLANAAEAVRAVVRMTVSIVLGGLLGYERESSGKSAGVRTHMLVALGACVFVVVPLQAGVQLADMSRVLQGLTSGIGFLCAGAILKPDNETHVRGLTTAASIWIAAAIGVAAGMGHAVTAIVATAFALIVLRILQMSKK is encoded by the coding sequence ATGAACGACATCATCCGCACATTGAGCTCGGAATTCTCCGATCTCGCTAATGCTGCCGAGGCAGTACGTGCCGTCGTTCGAATGACCGTCTCTATCGTTTTGGGGGGCTTGCTGGGGTACGAGCGGGAGAGCTCGGGAAAATCCGCAGGCGTGCGCACTCACATGCTCGTCGCGCTGGGGGCATGCGTTTTTGTCGTGGTTCCCCTCCAGGCGGGCGTGCAGCTTGCCGACATGAGCCGCGTGCTTCAGGGTCTCACGTCAGGCATCGGATTCCTTTGTGCAGGGGCGATCCTGAAGCCGGACAATGAGACACACGTCAGGGGGCTCACAACTGCCGCGAGCATCTGGATTGCTGCCGCGATCGGCGTGGCCGCCGGCATGGGCCATGCGGTGACGGCCATCGTCGCGACTGCCTTCGCACTCATCGTGCTCAGAATCCTTCAAATGTCGAAGAAGTAA
- the czcI gene encoding CDF family cobalt-zinc-cadmium transporter CzcI, which produces MRRFVLIFVLLILPFQFSWAAAARYCQHEKATATWHLGHHEHRHQQPEGKTDAEKKPFVDTDCGVCHLVSLPFVYGQTQDVLIANRVEVTDTQHASEFSSLNARAPDRPQWQRLA; this is translated from the coding sequence ATGCGACGTTTCGTTCTGATCTTCGTGCTGCTCATTTTGCCGTTCCAGTTTTCCTGGGCGGCAGCGGCACGCTATTGTCAGCACGAGAAAGCCACGGCCACTTGGCACCTTGGGCACCACGAGCATCGTCATCAGCAGCCGGAAGGTAAAACGGATGCCGAGAAAAAGCCATTCGTGGATACAGACTGCGGGGTATGCCATCTGGTCTCCCTCCCGTTCGTCTATGGACAGACGCAGGACGTGTTGATAGCGAATCGGGTAGAAGTGACCGATACTCAACATGCGTCCGAGTTCTCGTCTCTGAATGCCAGGGCTCCCGACCGTCCTCAGTGGCAGCGTCTCGCTTGA
- the czcA gene encoding heavy metal efflux RND transporter CzcA → MFERIISFAIQQRWLVLLAVFGMAGLGIFSYNRLPIDAVPDITNVQVQVNTSAPGYSPLETEQRVTYPIEVVMAGLPGLEQTRSLSRYGLSQVTVIFKDGTDVYFARQLVNQRIQEAKDNLPEGVVPAMGPISTGLGEIYLWTVEAEEGARKADGTAYTPTDLREIQDWVVRPQLRNVPGVTEINTIGGFNKQYLVAPSLERLASYGLTLTDVVNALNKNNDNVGAGYIERRGEQYLVRAPGQVASEDDIRNIIVGTAQGQPIRIRDIGDVEIGKELRTGAATENGKEVVLGTVFMLIGENSRAVSKAVDEKVASINRTMPEGVKIVTVYDRTRLVDKAIATVKKNLLEGAVLVIVILFLFLGNIRAALITATIIPLAMLFTFTGMVNYKISANLMSLGALDFGIIIDGAVVIVENCVRRLAHAQEHHGRPLTRSERFHEVFAAAKEARRPLIFGQLIIMIVYLPIFALTGVEGKMFHPMAFTVVLALLGAMILSVTFVPAAVALFIGERVAEKENRLMLWAKRRYEPLLEKSLANTAVVLTFAAVSIVLCVAIAARLGSEFIPNLNEGDIAIQALRIPGTSLSQSVEMQKTIETTLKAKFPEIERVFARTGTAEIASDPMPPNISDGYIMLKPEKDWPEPKKTHAELLSAIQEEAGKIPGNNYEFSQPIQLRFNELISGVRSDVAVKIFGDDNNVLSETAKKVSAVLQGIPGAQEVKVEQTTGLPMLTVKIDREKAARYGLNMSDVQDAVATGVGGRDSGTFFQGDRRFDIVVRLPEAVRGEVEALRRLPIPLPKGVDARTTFIPLSEVATLEMAPGPNQISRENGKRRIVISANVRGRDIGSFVPEAEAAIQSQVKIPAGYWMTWGGTFEQLQSATTRLQVVVPVALLLVFVLLFAMFNNIKDGLLVFTGIPFALTGGILALWIRGIPMSITAAVGFIALCGVAVLNGLVMLSFIRSLREEGHSLDSAVRVGALTRLRPVLMTALVASLGFVPMAIATGTGAEVQRPLATVVIGGILSSTALTLLVLPVLYRLAHRKDEDAEDTREPVTQTHQPDQGRQPA, encoded by the coding sequence ATGTTTGAACGTATCATTAGTTTCGCCATCCAGCAGCGATGGCTGGTCCTGCTCGCCGTGTTTGGAATGGCCGGGTTAGGGATTTTCAGCTACAACCGACTACCGATCGACGCGGTCCCTGACATTACCAACGTTCAGGTTCAGGTCAATACCTCGGCACCAGGCTATTCACCGCTCGAAACCGAACAGCGTGTTACGTATCCGATCGAGGTCGTGATGGCCGGCCTGCCGGGACTCGAACAGACGCGTTCCCTGTCCCGCTATGGCTTGTCGCAGGTGACGGTCATCTTCAAGGATGGCACGGACGTCTATTTCGCGCGCCAACTCGTCAACCAGCGCATCCAGGAAGCCAAGGACAATCTGCCTGAAGGCGTTGTGCCGGCGATGGGGCCTATTTCGACCGGCCTCGGGGAGATCTATCTATGGACCGTTGAAGCCGAAGAGGGTGCTCGCAAAGCTGACGGGACTGCCTATACGCCGACAGATTTGCGCGAAATCCAGGATTGGGTGGTACGGCCGCAACTGCGTAACGTGCCCGGTGTCACCGAGATCAATACTATCGGTGGTTTCAACAAGCAGTACCTGGTCGCGCCGAGTCTTGAACGGCTAGCGTCGTACGGGCTGACGCTGACCGACGTCGTCAATGCGCTGAACAAGAACAACGACAACGTGGGTGCGGGCTACATCGAGCGTAGGGGCGAGCAGTATCTGGTTCGTGCGCCGGGTCAGGTTGCGTCCGAAGACGACATCCGCAACATTATTGTCGGTACAGCGCAGGGGCAGCCGATCCGCATTCGCGACATCGGGGATGTGGAGATTGGCAAGGAACTGCGTACCGGTGCGGCAACCGAGAATGGCAAGGAAGTTGTGCTGGGCACGGTATTCATGCTCATCGGCGAAAACAGCCGGGCTGTGTCAAAAGCGGTCGATGAAAAGGTCGCTTCCATTAACCGTACGATGCCGGAAGGTGTGAAGATCGTAACGGTATACGACCGGACACGTCTGGTCGACAAGGCCATTGCGACCGTCAAGAAGAACCTTCTTGAAGGCGCGGTGCTCGTCATCGTAATTCTGTTCCTTTTCCTGGGTAACATCCGCGCGGCGCTGATTACCGCGACGATCATTCCGCTGGCGATGTTGTTCACCTTCACGGGGATGGTGAACTACAAGATCAGTGCGAACCTGATGAGCTTGGGCGCGCTCGACTTCGGCATCATCATCGATGGCGCGGTGGTGATTGTCGAAAACTGTGTGAGGCGACTGGCGCATGCGCAGGAACACCATGGCCGGCCATTGACGCGCTCCGAGCGGTTCCATGAGGTGTTTGCCGCAGCGAAGGAGGCGCGTCGCCCACTGATCTTCGGTCAGCTCATCATTATGATCGTCTACCTGCCGATCTTTGCGCTGACGGGGGTGGAAGGCAAGATGTTCCACCCGATGGCGTTCACGGTCGTCCTGGCGCTGCTGGGCGCGATGATTCTGTCCGTGACGTTCGTTCCGGCTGCGGTCGCCTTGTTCATCGGCGAACGGGTGGCCGAGAAAGAAAATCGTCTCATGCTCTGGGCGAAGCGTCGCTACGAGCCGCTGCTGGAAAAGTCGCTCGCGAACACGGCCGTTGTATTGACGTTTGCCGCGGTGTCAATTGTTCTGTGCGTGGCCATTGCGGCCCGCCTGGGCAGCGAGTTCATCCCCAATCTGAACGAAGGCGACATTGCCATCCAGGCGCTGCGCATTCCTGGCACGAGCCTGTCGCAGTCCGTGGAGATGCAGAAGACGATCGAGACGACCCTCAAGGCAAAATTCCCCGAAATCGAGCGCGTGTTTGCGCGGACAGGTACGGCGGAGATTGCATCCGATCCGATGCCGCCGAATATTTCGGATGGCTACATCATGCTCAAGCCTGAGAAGGATTGGCCAGAGCCGAAGAAAACACATGCCGAACTGCTGTCCGCCATCCAGGAGGAAGCCGGCAAGATCCCCGGGAACAACTACGAGTTCTCCCAACCGATCCAGCTGCGGTTCAACGAGCTGATCTCCGGGGTCCGCTCGGACGTCGCAGTCAAGATCTTCGGCGATGACAACAACGTGCTCAGCGAGACGGCGAAGAAGGTATCGGCCGTGCTGCAGGGCATCCCCGGCGCGCAGGAGGTGAAGGTAGAACAGACCACCGGCTTGCCGATGCTGACGGTCAAGATCGATCGGGAGAAGGCGGCGCGATACGGGCTTAACATGAGCGACGTGCAAGACGCGGTGGCAACGGGCGTCGGAGGCCGTGATTCCGGAACCTTCTTCCAGGGCGATCGTCGTTTCGATATCGTGGTCCGCCTGCCCGAAGCTGTGCGCGGCGAGGTCGAGGCTCTGCGCCGATTGCCGATTCCGTTGCCAAAAGGAGTGGACGCGAGAACGACGTTTATCCCATTGAGCGAGGTGGCGACGCTGGAAATGGCGCCCGGCCCGAACCAGATCTCGCGCGAGAACGGCAAGCGCCGCATCGTGATCAGTGCCAACGTTCGTGGACGTGATATTGGTTCATTCGTGCCCGAGGCGGAAGCGGCTATCCAAAGCCAGGTCAAGATCCCGGCTGGCTACTGGATGACATGGGGTGGCACCTTTGAGCAACTGCAGTCCGCCACCACCCGCCTGCAGGTGGTAGTGCCGGTGGCGCTGTTGCTGGTCTTCGTACTGTTGTTTGCGATGTTCAACAACATCAAGGATGGCTTGCTAGTCTTCACGGGCATTCCCTTTGCGCTGACTGGCGGGATTCTTGCCCTGTGGATACGCGGCATTCCGATGTCCATTACTGCAGCGGTGGGCTTCATCGCGCTGTGCGGGGTGGCGGTGCTCAATGGTCTGGTGATGCTGTCGTTTATCCGATCGCTGCGCGAAGAAGGGCATTCCCTCGACAGCGCGGTCCGAGTTGGCGCCCTGACGCGACTGCGTCCGGTGCTGATGACGGCCCTGGTGGCATCCCTGGGTTTCGTGCCGATGGCCATCGCCACCGGTACGGGCGCTGAGGTGCAACGTCCCCTCGCAACGGTGGTAATCGGTGGCATCTTGTCGTCCACGGCGCTGACCCTACTGGTGTTGCCGGTGCTCTATCGACTTGCTCACCGCAAGGATGAGGACGCGGAAGATACTCGCGAGCCAGTCACTCAGACGCATCAACCGGATCAAGGCCGCCAGCCTGCATGA
- a CDS encoding DNA-binding protein encodes MPRLAATPDQIRATVLAMLTEAGDAAPPTAARFRRVVSVRKLRDRLGGGDPATLSRTLNAIEAEVVRSGLADLALPEIPVEIAEAMRALWQAAVAVQLDDVVRLKREAQATADTAEAARAEAELRVELLRAELSEVRGQLAARDTALAVACAAQAAACARADEQAARRGELEAALATAQERATAGERTHTEAIATTQARYEALSKQLLQETAHQRDAVRAERAQLASQLKFAERRIAALEDERARLDADLASERAARQTAAGEASALKAVTASQRAQLDELLRATLAAAPPAAKTRVPRSTGKAAAKRTAQS; translated from the coding sequence ATGCCCCGCCTCGCCGCCACCCCCGACCAGATCCGCGCCACCGTGCTGGCCATGCTCACCGAGGCCGGCGACGCGGCGCCGCCCACGGCCGCACGCTTTCGCCGCGTGGTGTCGGTGCGCAAGCTGCGTGACCGCCTGGGCGGCGGTGACCCTGCAACGCTGTCGCGTACGCTCAACGCGATCGAGGCCGAGGTGGTGCGCTCGGGCCTGGCCGACCTCGCCCTGCCCGAGATTCCGGTCGAGATCGCCGAAGCGATGCGCGCGCTGTGGCAGGCCGCGGTCGCGGTGCAGCTCGACGACGTGGTGCGCCTGAAGCGCGAGGCGCAAGCCACAGCCGACACCGCCGAGGCCGCCCGCGCCGAGGCCGAACTGCGGGTCGAGCTGCTGCGGGCCGAACTGAGCGAGGTGCGCGGCCAGCTCGCCGCGCGCGACACCGCGCTGGCCGTAGCGTGCGCCGCCCAGGCGGCGGCGTGCGCGCGCGCCGATGAGCAAGCCGCACGCCGGGGCGAGCTCGAGGCGGCGCTGGCGACCGCCCAGGAGCGCGCCACGGCGGGCGAGCGCACCCACACCGAGGCGATCGCCACCACCCAGGCGCGCTACGAGGCGCTGTCGAAGCAGCTCCTGCAGGAAACCGCGCACCAGCGCGACGCGGTGCGGGCCGAGCGCGCGCAACTGGCCTCCCAACTCAAATTCGCCGAGCGGCGCATCGCCGCGCTGGAAGACGAGCGCGCACGACTCGACGCCGACCTGGCCAGCGAGCGGGCCGCGCGCCAGACCGCCGCGGGCGAGGCGAGCGCACTCAAGGCCGTCACCGCCAGCCAGCGCGCCCAGCTCGACGAGCTGCTGCGTGCGACCCTGGCCGCGGCGCCACCAGCGGCCAAGACGCGCGTGCCCAGATCGACGGGCAAGGCGGCCGCCAAGCGGACCGCCCAGTCATGA
- a CDS encoding sulfite exporter TauE/SafE family protein, which produces MNSTAPIAGRVRLVKAFVSGALVGVLGGLVGLGGAEFRLPLLLQVFGFEALQAVILNKATSLIVVASALVSRSGAVPWSQIAANWTIVVNLLAGSLIGAWFAAGWATRVSGLTLRRVIAILLVGIAAILLGGHHTGTHEPLASGALLVVYGVIAGLAIGCVAALLGVAGGELLIPTLVILFGVDIKLAGSLSLAISLPTMLVGFARYSRDRSFVVLRENALFVVVMALGSIIGVAIGGVSLEMVSVEVLLKGLAVILLISAYKAWGHR; this is translated from the coding sequence ATGAATTCGACCGCACCGATCGCCGGCAGAGTCCGGCTCGTCAAAGCGTTTGTGAGTGGCGCGCTGGTCGGCGTATTGGGTGGGCTGGTTGGGCTCGGCGGTGCTGAATTCCGGCTCCCATTGCTCCTTCAGGTGTTCGGCTTCGAGGCGCTGCAGGCTGTCATCCTGAACAAGGCGACCAGCTTGATCGTTGTTGCCTCCGCACTGGTGTCCCGCAGCGGCGCCGTGCCGTGGAGCCAGATTGCAGCGAACTGGACGATTGTCGTGAACCTTTTGGCGGGGAGTCTCATCGGTGCTTGGTTCGCCGCCGGGTGGGCAACCCGCGTCAGCGGCCTGACGTTGCGTCGCGTGATCGCGATTCTGCTGGTGGGGATTGCGGCCATTCTGCTGGGCGGCCACCACACCGGAACGCATGAGCCGCTTGCCAGCGGAGCGCTGCTCGTTGTCTATGGCGTCATTGCTGGGTTGGCAATTGGTTGTGTTGCAGCGCTGCTTGGCGTTGCGGGCGGCGAGTTGCTGATCCCGACGCTCGTGATCCTGTTCGGGGTCGATATCAAGCTTGCGGGAAGCCTGTCGTTGGCCATCAGCCTGCCGACGATGCTGGTCGGATTCGCACGTTACAGCCGTGATCGGAGCTTCGTTGTGCTGCGAGAGAACGCGCTCTTCGTGGTGGTCATGGCGCTCGGCTCGATCATTGGTGTTGCCATCGGGGGCGTCAGTCTCGAGATGGTGTCAGTCGAGGTATTGCTGAAGGGCCTCGCTGTAATCTTGCTCATCTCGGCGTACAAGGCTTGGGGCCACCGTTAG
- the czcB gene encoding heavy metal efflux RND transporter CzcB has protein sequence MAISNKQKAAIAAIVLVGGVATGGVLLSGRSAPEEQGGHSESKGHGDTEHHGKQAAEADHKDDKSHGDGEHHEVKKGPNGGALFSRDGYDVEIGTAESKGEARIRLWVSKSGKAVANGVAATGQLVRATGESQALKFVVSGDALESQQPVAEPHVFDVTANVTLPGSSSPLAVRLSKEEGKIELTADQLAKTGVVVQTAGSAKVQAGVQFPGEIRFNEDKTAHVVPRLAGVVESVPANIGQQVKKGQVLAVIASTGLSDQRSELLAAQKRLDLARVTYDREKKLWEQKISAEQDYLSARNALQEAQISVQNAQQKLTAIGASNSSTALNRYELRAPFDGMIVEKHISLGEAVADNANVFTLSDLSSVWAEFVVSAKDVERVRIGEKASINSASSDVKADGTVSYVGSLLGEQTRTAKARVTLTNPQMAWRPGLFVTVDVFGADVEVPVAVKTEAVQDVNGESVVFVAVQGGFVPQPVKVGRTNGKVIEIVEGLKPGARYAAANSFVLKAELGKSSAEHGH, from the coding sequence ATGGCTATTTCGAACAAACAAAAGGCTGCCATTGCGGCCATCGTACTGGTGGGCGGCGTCGCGACTGGTGGCGTTCTGCTGAGCGGGCGCTCTGCGCCGGAAGAGCAGGGTGGGCACTCGGAATCCAAGGGGCATGGCGACACCGAGCACCATGGCAAGCAGGCGGCGGAAGCCGACCACAAGGATGACAAGTCACACGGCGACGGCGAGCATCACGAGGTCAAGAAGGGCCCCAATGGTGGCGCGCTCTTTTCGCGTGATGGCTATGACGTCGAAATTGGCACGGCCGAATCCAAGGGCGAGGCCCGTATTCGGCTCTGGGTTAGCAAGTCTGGGAAGGCGGTGGCAAATGGCGTGGCAGCGACAGGCCAGCTCGTGCGGGCTACGGGCGAGTCTCAAGCGCTCAAGTTCGTGGTGTCTGGCGACGCGCTGGAAAGCCAACAGCCAGTTGCCGAGCCCCATGTCTTTGACGTGACCGCAAATGTGACCTTGCCCGGTTCGTCTTCGCCACTCGCCGTGCGGCTCTCGAAAGAGGAAGGCAAGATTGAGTTGACAGCGGACCAGCTGGCCAAGACAGGGGTAGTGGTTCAAACCGCGGGCTCGGCAAAGGTCCAGGCTGGCGTCCAGTTCCCCGGCGAAATCCGTTTCAACGAAGACAAGACAGCCCACGTGGTGCCGCGACTGGCTGGCGTCGTAGAGAGCGTTCCGGCCAATATTGGGCAACAGGTTAAGAAGGGACAGGTTCTCGCGGTCATCGCGAGCACCGGACTTTCTGACCAGCGCAGCGAACTGCTCGCAGCACAGAAACGTCTGGATCTGGCGCGTGTCACTTATGACCGCGAGAAGAAGCTCTGGGAACAGAAGATCTCTGCGGAGCAAGATTATCTGAGCGCCCGCAACGCGCTGCAGGAAGCGCAGATCAGTGTCCAGAACGCGCAGCAGAAGCTGACCGCCATTGGCGCCAGCAACAGCTCGACGGCACTCAATCGCTACGAGCTGCGCGCACCGTTCGACGGCATGATCGTTGAAAAGCATATCTCGCTTGGGGAAGCGGTGGCGGACAACGCCAACGTGTTCACGCTGTCGGATCTGTCGTCCGTCTGGGCCGAGTTCGTGGTGTCTGCCAAGGATGTCGAGCGGGTGCGCATCGGCGAAAAGGCGTCGATCAATTCGGCATCGTCCGATGTGAAGGCAGATGGCACCGTTTCATACGTGGGTTCGCTGCTGGGCGAGCAGACGCGGACGGCGAAGGCCCGCGTAACATTGACCAATCCACAGATGGCTTGGCGACCGGGTCTCTTCGTCACGGTCGACGTATTCGGTGCTGATGTCGAGGTGCCCGTTGCGGTGAAGACCGAGGCCGTCCAGGACGTCAATGGCGAGAGCGTAGTCTTTGTCGCGGTTCAAGGTGGATTCGTGCCGCAGCCGGTGAAGGTCGGCCGGACAAACGGCAAGGTCATCGAGATTGTCGAGGGCCTGAAGCCGGGCGCACGTTACGCCGCCGCCAACAGTTTTGTTCTGAAGGCCGAACTTGGCAAATCCAGCGCCGAACACGGCCATTGA